From Rudanella lutea DSM 19387, a single genomic window includes:
- a CDS encoding SusC/RagA family TonB-linked outer membrane protein → MRLRTIFSNVTLLLLMLCSVGAMAQSKVTGKVIDDEGQALPGVSVVLKGTTTGSVTDANGGYSLNVSDRNSTLVFSYIGYVSQEVPINGQTTVNITMATDTKSLNEVVVVGYGTQRKETVTGSVVSVKGSDLVKSPTVNLSNSIAGRLPGVVAVNRSGEPGYDGSAIRIRGTNTIGNNNALVVVDGIPARAGGLDRINPNDIENISVLKDASAAIYGSRAANGVILITTKRGKTGKPQLSYSFNQGFSQPTVIPKLANAAQYAEMLNDLNIYELPVSEWAAANQAYKSTGSFTRPNGSVRTAPYSPADITKYRDGSDPWRYPDTDWYAATLKNWSPQQQHNLQVTGGTEDFKYLASLGYQNQDAYYKQSATGYKQYDMRVNLDANINKYIHVAVGLLGRREFRFYPTRGAGAIFRMQMRGKPNQPAFWPDGRPGPDIENGENPVVITTNATGYDRDKQDYFQSNGQVDFKVPGIEGLKFSGTAAIDNRQRNRRLWQTPWTLYQLGSGNDANGNPNLVPSLRGPAEPNLNVYGETQLNILLGGIGTYERKFGDHGMTVLAGVNRETVQGDNVQAFRRYFISPAIDQLFAGGDLERNGTGGAYNRARINYFGRVAYNYKEKYLAEFLWRYDGSDIFPEATRYGFFPGFMAGWVISEEGFWKNAVPSVNYLKLRGSWGQLGNDQIYLPNTETLATYQYLATYGFNTYIINNAPQTTLSEARIPNPTITWEVANNMNIGLEGQFLNGKFSFEFDYFNNLRTSILFPRNASIPRSTGLTLPPENIGKLRNRGFDAQITYNGQQGGLKYSVALNGGYAQNKILFWDEAPGAPEWQRTTGRALNSYLVYEYDGVFKDQAEIDANKIDYTAIVKTLRPGDMKYKDYNGDGKITPDDQYRLERTNLPLFQGGMNITASYRNFDLTILFQGSAGARQYISLGESGNIGNYLREFYTNRWTIDNPSSVHPRIANRSDQYFSNGNTYWLRSADYIRLKNLELGYTIPEALGRRVGLNNLRVYANALNLANIINKLGSFDPESSNATGQYYPQARVINFGASLRF, encoded by the coding sequence ATGAGGTTACGTACTATCTTTTCGAACGTAACGCTCCTACTTTTGATGCTCTGCTCTGTGGGTGCTATGGCCCAGTCGAAAGTTACCGGAAAGGTAATTGACGATGAGGGACAAGCTCTACCCGGTGTGAGTGTGGTACTGAAAGGTACAACAACCGGCTCGGTGACCGATGCCAACGGCGGTTACTCGCTAAACGTGTCGGACCGGAACAGCACGCTGGTGTTCTCGTACATTGGCTACGTTAGCCAGGAGGTACCTATCAACGGTCAAACGACTGTAAACATCACAATGGCGACGGATACCAAGTCGCTCAACGAAGTGGTAGTGGTAGGTTACGGTACGCAGCGCAAAGAAACCGTAACCGGTTCGGTAGTGTCGGTGAAAGGGTCTGATCTGGTTAAGTCGCCAACCGTGAACCTTTCCAACTCTATAGCGGGGCGGCTGCCGGGTGTTGTTGCGGTGAACCGAAGTGGTGAACCTGGCTACGACGGGTCAGCTATTCGTATCCGGGGCACCAACACCATCGGTAACAATAATGCCCTGGTTGTGGTGGATGGTATTCCGGCGCGGGCAGGTGGTCTGGACCGTATCAACCCCAACGACATTGAGAACATCTCCGTTCTGAAAGATGCCTCGGCCGCTATTTATGGGTCGCGGGCTGCTAACGGGGTTATTCTGATTACCACCAAGCGCGGCAAAACGGGTAAGCCCCAACTGTCGTACTCGTTCAACCAGGGTTTCTCGCAGCCAACGGTTATTCCTAAGCTGGCTAATGCCGCTCAATACGCCGAAATGCTCAATGACCTGAACATTTATGAGCTGCCAGTTTCAGAGTGGGCGGCTGCCAACCAGGCCTATAAATCAACGGGTTCGTTCACCCGGCCTAACGGGTCGGTACGGACGGCTCCTTACTCCCCTGCCGACATCACTAAATACCGAGACGGTTCGGACCCCTGGCGTTATCCAGATACCGACTGGTATGCGGCAACCCTCAAAAACTGGTCGCCCCAGCAGCAGCATAATTTGCAGGTGACAGGTGGCACCGAAGATTTCAAATACCTGGCTTCGCTGGGTTATCAGAATCAGGATGCCTACTACAAACAATCGGCTACGGGCTACAAGCAATATGATATGCGGGTTAACCTGGACGCCAATATCAACAAGTACATCCACGTAGCCGTTGGGTTACTGGGTCGTCGGGAGTTCCGTTTCTACCCAACTCGTGGGGCTGGGGCTATTTTCCGGATGCAGATGCGTGGTAAGCCTAATCAGCCCGCTTTCTGGCCCGATGGTCGGCCCGGCCCGGATATTGAAAACGGCGAAAACCCGGTTGTGATCACTACCAATGCTACTGGCTATGACCGTGATAAGCAGGATTATTTCCAGTCGAATGGGCAGGTGGATTTTAAAGTTCCTGGTATTGAGGGCCTGAAGTTCAGCGGTACAGCGGCTATCGACAATCGGCAGCGGAACCGGCGGCTCTGGCAAACTCCCTGGACACTTTATCAACTCGGTTCCGGCAACGACGCCAATGGTAACCCAAATCTGGTACCCAGCCTACGTGGCCCTGCTGAGCCAAACTTAAACGTTTATGGTGAAACACAGTTGAACATACTGCTCGGTGGTATTGGTACGTACGAACGGAAGTTTGGCGATCATGGCATGACCGTTCTGGCGGGGGTGAACCGCGAAACTGTTCAGGGTGATAACGTGCAGGCTTTCCGGCGGTACTTTATCTCGCCAGCCATTGATCAGTTGTTTGCTGGGGGCGACCTGGAGCGCAACGGAACCGGTGGAGCCTACAACCGGGCGCGGATCAACTACTTCGGACGGGTGGCCTATAACTACAAAGAAAAATACCTGGCCGAGTTTCTGTGGCGGTATGATGGCTCCGACATCTTCCCCGAAGCTACCCGCTACGGTTTCTTCCCTGGCTTTATGGCGGGTTGGGTGATTTCTGAAGAAGGTTTCTGGAAAAATGCCGTGCCATCGGTCAACTACCTGAAGTTGCGGGGATCGTGGGGGCAGTTAGGAAACGATCAGATCTACCTGCCTAATACCGAAACGCTGGCTACCTACCAGTATCTGGCCACCTACGGCTTCAATACGTATATTATCAACAATGCCCCCCAAACTACCTTGTCGGAAGCTCGTATTCCGAACCCAACCATTACGTGGGAGGTGGCCAACAACATGAATATTGGTCTGGAAGGGCAGTTCCTGAACGGGAAATTCAGCTTTGAGTTCGACTACTTCAATAACTTGCGGACCTCAATTCTGTTTCCGCGTAATGCGTCTATTCCTCGCTCCACTGGCCTCACTCTGCCGCCCGAAAACATCGGAAAGCTTCGTAACCGGGGCTTTGATGCGCAGATTACCTACAACGGCCAACAGGGTGGCCTGAAGTATTCGGTAGCTCTGAACGGCGGTTACGCTCAGAACAAAATCCTGTTCTGGGACGAAGCCCCCGGTGCGCCCGAGTGGCAGCGGACCACGGGTCGGGCCTTGAACTCCTACCTGGTGTACGAATACGACGGCGTGTTTAAAGATCAGGCCGAAATTGATGCCAATAAGATCGATTATACCGCCATTGTGAAAACGCTCCGCCCCGGCGATATGAAATATAAAGACTATAACGGCGACGGTAAAATCACACCCGACGATCAGTATCGGCTCGAGCGCACTAACCTGCCTTTGTTCCAGGGCGGTATGAACATTACAGCCTCTTACCGGAACTTCGACCTGACCATTCTGTTCCAGGGTTCGGCAGGCGCACGTCAGTACATCAGCCTGGGCGAGTCGGGTAATATTGGTAACTACCTCCGGGAGTTCTACACGAATCGCTGGACCATCGACAACCCCAGCAGCGTACACCCGCGCATTGCCAACCGGAGTGATCAGTACTTCTCCAACGGGAATACGTACTGGCTGCGTTCGGCTGATTATATCCGGTTGAAAAACCTTGAGCTGGGCTACACCATCCCCGAAGCCCTGGGTCGCCGGGTAGGCCTGAACAACCTGCGGGTCTATGCCAACGCACTGAACTTAGCTAATATAATCAACAAATTGGGCTCGTTCGATCCAGAATCGTCCAACGCGACAGGGCAGTACTACCCACAGGCTCGTGTGATCAATTTTGGTGCCTCGCTACGATTCTAA
- a CDS encoding type II toxin-antitoxin system RelE/ParE family toxin: protein MANQIIPTDLFEAKFKRLKKKFRTLENDLKELTDGLVEKPTLGESLGAGLHKVRLASKSKNKGKSGGFRIITYLVVQTEDSTDIYLLTIYDKSEESTIHKDKLVALAKALLG, encoded by the coding sequence ATGGCTAATCAGATTATTCCGACCGATCTGTTTGAGGCAAAATTCAAACGGCTAAAAAAGAAGTTCCGAACACTCGAAAACGACCTGAAGGAGCTGACAGATGGGTTGGTAGAAAAACCAACACTCGGCGAGTCGTTAGGGGCAGGTTTACACAAAGTTCGGCTCGCAAGTAAAAGTAAGAACAAAGGAAAATCCGGCGGGTTTCGGATCATCACGTACCTTGTTGTCCAGACAGAGGATTCAACAGATATCTACCTCCTGACGATTTACGACAAGTCAGAAGAAAGTACCATCCATAAAGACAAACTGGTAGCCTTAGCCAAAGCCTTACTGGGCTGA
- the aroQ gene encoding type II 3-dehydroquinate dehydratase, translating to MKKILILNGPNLNLLGKREPHIYGSRTFVDYLKTIEAQFPEVQIHYFQSNHEGELIDKIHEHGFTIDGIVINAGAYTHTSIAIADALSAVTAPTVEVHISNVHAREAFRHHSYLSAKCKGVIVGLGLMGYELAVRYLVQTD from the coding sequence ATGAAAAAGATTCTGATCCTGAACGGCCCGAACCTCAACCTGCTGGGTAAGCGCGAGCCGCACATTTACGGCAGCCGCACGTTTGTTGATTACCTCAAAACAATCGAAGCGCAGTTTCCGGAGGTGCAAATTCACTATTTCCAGTCGAATCACGAAGGCGAGCTGATCGATAAAATTCACGAACACGGTTTTACCATCGACGGTATTGTGATTAATGCCGGGGCTTACACCCACACGTCGATTGCCATTGCGGATGCCCTTTCGGCCGTGACCGCCCCCACCGTGGAGGTACACATCTCGAACGTACACGCCCGCGAGGCTTTCCGGCACCACAGCTACCTCTCGGCCAAGTGCAAGGGTGTGATTGTGGGGCTGGGGCTCATGGGGTATGAGCTGGCCGTGCGATATTTAGTGCAGACCGATTAA
- a CDS encoding class I SAM-dependent methyltransferase, which translates to MNTLISFIKRKVFRINRDRWNYQYGKGLWDGLKALDELARFSVIVGYVKFLKPGQPDILEIGCGEGLLQQRLQSQNYGRYVGTDISDLAIQKAADDAGDTKCTYLVADMDTYKPEGQFDLIIFNEVIYYSKHPLKTLQRLATYLKPDGLLIVTINDHKHSAKLWADIKDGFPLLDETTTLTTKGTCVCKVLRGN; encoded by the coding sequence ATGAATACCCTGATCTCGTTTATTAAGCGTAAAGTTTTCCGTATCAACCGCGACCGCTGGAACTACCAGTACGGTAAAGGCCTCTGGGATGGCCTGAAGGCGCTGGACGAACTGGCTCGGTTTAGCGTGATTGTGGGGTACGTGAAGTTTCTGAAACCCGGCCAACCCGATATTCTGGAAATTGGCTGCGGAGAGGGCCTGCTGCAACAACGGCTTCAGTCGCAAAACTACGGCCGGTACGTTGGCACCGACATTTCGGACCTGGCTATTCAGAAAGCCGCCGACGATGCCGGGGACACCAAATGCACCTATCTGGTGGCCGATATGGACACTTACAAGCCGGAGGGGCAGTTTGATCTGATCATTTTCAACGAGGTGATCTACTACAGCAAACACCCGCTCAAAACCCTACAACGGCTGGCTACTTACCTCAAACCCGACGGGCTGCTGATCGTGACCATCAACGACCATAAGCACAGCGCCAAACTATGGGCCGATATTAAAGACGGTTTCCCGCTGCTCGACGAAACCACTACGCTCACCACCAAAGGCACCTGCGTTTGTAAAGTGCTGCGGGGCAACTAA
- the gnd gene encoding phosphogluconate dehydrogenase (NAD(+)-dependent, decarboxylating) has product MQIGFVGLGKMGYNLVVNLLRHKHEVVGFDINPELVTAIKGEGATGVNSYEELFSTLPSPRVIWLMIPAGPLIDKVLDQLLTAGLSAGDIVIDGGNSHYQDTLRRYELLKASGVSYVDCGTSGGVSGALNGACTMVGGDPEAVGKLDDVFREISVENGYLYTGPAGSGHFTKMVHNGIEYGMMQSIAEGFEVLEKSPFPFDYEAVARLWNNGSVIRSWLMELTENAFKKDAKLEGIKGRMFSSGEGKWTLETALNLGVPTPVIALSLMMRYRSLQDDTFTGKVVAALRNEFGGHAVVKAE; this is encoded by the coding sequence ATGCAGATTGGATTCGTTGGCCTTGGCAAGATGGGCTATAATCTTGTCGTAAACCTGTTGCGGCATAAGCACGAAGTCGTTGGTTTTGATATTAATCCCGAGTTAGTTACAGCAATCAAGGGCGAAGGAGCCACAGGCGTAAACTCGTACGAAGAGTTGTTTAGCACGCTGCCCAGCCCCCGGGTTATCTGGCTGATGATCCCGGCTGGCCCCCTTATTGATAAAGTACTCGATCAGTTGTTGACCGCTGGTCTGTCGGCGGGCGATATCGTGATTGATGGTGGCAATTCGCATTATCAGGATACGCTCCGGCGGTACGAACTGCTCAAAGCCAGCGGGGTTTCGTACGTCGATTGCGGCACAAGTGGCGGGGTAAGCGGTGCCCTCAACGGAGCCTGTACCATGGTCGGTGGAGATCCCGAGGCTGTTGGTAAACTCGACGATGTATTTCGGGAAATTTCGGTGGAGAACGGGTACCTGTACACGGGCCCGGCCGGTAGCGGTCACTTCACCAAAATGGTACACAACGGTATCGAGTACGGTATGATGCAATCCATTGCCGAGGGGTTTGAGGTGTTGGAGAAGAGCCCTTTCCCGTTCGATTACGAAGCCGTAGCCCGGCTCTGGAACAACGGGTCGGTGATTCGGAGCTGGCTCATGGAGCTGACCGAGAACGCCTTTAAGAAAGACGCCAAACTGGAAGGTATCAAAGGGCGTATGTTCTCATCCGGCGAAGGCAAATGGACCCTCGAAACGGCGCTCAACCTCGGTGTACCCACCCCGGTAATTGCCCTGTCGCTGATGATGCGGTACCGCTCACTGCAGGACGATACCTTCACGGGGAAAGTAGTAGCTGCTCTGCGCAATGAATTTGGCGGGCACGCGGTAGTGAAAGCGGAATAA
- a CDS encoding SixA phosphatase family protein: MQRTLYIVRHAKAEDHSPYLRDHDRDLTSDGIMAAARMGRHLRQQGIKPDVLISSTANRARDTAKVFAEQLGIDPETIQLDEHLFDGGPRAYLAVVNALPQSCESVMIFGHNPDVSYFSEYLTHQSVGSMSKGAVVAVTFEELNWAEVSGRTGTLAFQIAPKQLHD, encoded by the coding sequence ATGCAGCGTACTCTTTATATTGTTCGGCACGCCAAAGCCGAAGACCACAGCCCTTACCTGCGCGACCACGACCGCGACCTTACTTCGGATGGTATCATGGCGGCTGCCCGCATGGGTCGGCACCTACGGCAACAGGGTATTAAGCCCGATGTACTGATAAGCAGTACGGCCAACCGCGCCCGCGATACAGCCAAGGTTTTTGCCGAACAACTGGGCATCGACCCCGAGACCATTCAACTCGACGAACACCTTTTCGACGGGGGCCCGCGAGCCTATCTGGCGGTTGTGAATGCCCTGCCCCAATCGTGTGAGTCGGTAATGATTTTCGGGCACAACCCCGACGTTTCCTACTTCTCAGAGTACCTGACCCATCAGTCGGTTGGCTCCATGAGCAAAGGGGCCGTTGTAGCCGTTACGTTCGAGGAATTAAACTGGGCCGAGGTTTCGGGGCGCACCGGAACGCTCGCTTTTCAGATTGCACCCAAACAACTCCATGATTAA
- a CDS encoding aminotransferase class V-fold PLP-dependent enzyme, translating to MITQNHQLTGQKEKFSLPAHLHYINCATRGPFSRAAEQAGIEAIRRQTNPFGLTAAHFFEQPTPVRQLFSRLINNPDPDRIAIIPSVSYGMGVVARNLHRKPGIARGQEIILLDAEFPSDVYAWDRVCAELGLTVRTVPMPTKLPRGAVWNDRLLEAIGPQTALVVAPPTHWMYGIRVDLEAVARRAREVGAWLAIDGTQAVGAMPFDLETIQPDALICAGYKWLMGPYSTGLAYYGEAFDDGVPLEESWMARLESDQFHKLSEYQPAYRPKAYRYNVGEQSHFIHMPMLEAALTQLLDWQPARIEQYGRDLMAEAIPQLQAVGCGVEETNWRTHHLLGIWLPDSADPIGIQQALLANNVSISVRGRAIRVAPHVYNDANDVAVFVDTLVRQL from the coding sequence ATGATAACCCAAAATCATCAACTTACGGGCCAGAAAGAAAAATTTTCGCTGCCTGCTCATTTGCACTATATCAATTGTGCTACCCGCGGGCCATTCAGCCGCGCTGCCGAGCAGGCTGGTATTGAAGCGATCCGGCGGCAAACGAACCCCTTTGGACTCACGGCTGCCCACTTCTTCGAGCAACCGACACCGGTGCGTCAGCTGTTTTCCCGGCTCATCAACAACCCCGACCCCGACCGTATCGCCATTATTCCGTCGGTATCGTATGGCATGGGGGTTGTAGCCCGCAACCTGCACCGCAAGCCGGGCATAGCGCGGGGGCAGGAGATTATATTGCTCGATGCCGAATTTCCGAGCGATGTGTACGCCTGGGACCGCGTCTGCGCCGAACTCGGGCTCACGGTGCGTACCGTGCCCATGCCTACCAAACTACCGCGCGGGGCTGTCTGGAACGACCGGTTGCTCGAAGCCATCGGTCCCCAAACGGCCCTGGTGGTAGCTCCGCCTACGCATTGGATGTACGGTATTCGGGTCGACCTCGAAGCGGTGGCCCGCCGTGCGCGCGAGGTTGGGGCCTGGCTCGCCATCGACGGGACACAGGCTGTGGGTGCCATGCCGTTTGATCTGGAAACCATCCAACCCGACGCCCTCATTTGTGCGGGGTACAAGTGGCTCATGGGGCCGTACTCCACCGGATTGGCCTATTACGGCGAGGCTTTCGACGACGGGGTGCCGCTCGAAGAAAGCTGGATGGCCCGGCTCGAAAGCGATCAGTTCCATAAACTGTCGGAGTACCAGCCGGCCTACCGGCCCAAAGCCTACCGCTACAACGTAGGGGAGCAGAGCCACTTTATCCATATGCCTATGCTCGAAGCTGCCCTGACGCAACTGCTCGACTGGCAGCCCGCGCGCATTGAGCAGTACGGCCGTGACCTCATGGCTGAGGCCATTCCGCAGTTACAGGCTGTTGGCTGTGGGGTTGAGGAAACCAACTGGCGGACGCACCATCTGCTGGGTATCTGGTTGCCCGACTCGGCCGACCCGATTGGGATTCAGCAGGCGCTGCTGGCCAACAATGTATCCATTTCGGTGCGGGGCCGGGCTATTCGGGTGGCCCCGCATGTGTACAACGATGCAAACGACGTGGCCGTTTTTGTCGATACGCTTGTCCGGCAGTTGTAG
- a CDS encoding RagB/SusD family nutrient uptake outer membrane protein: MIRNVKTIALTLLIGGLTITGCNDSFVNTQPLDQVSGTAVWSDAALAEAFITGIYAGLGQGGFDEQQLASLTDETQFTHPGRNITTITESRSNPADQGWINNTIEWNQMYLRIRACNLALENLAKPGFANTNNIVERLTGEAKFMRAYYYHQLVRYYGGVPIVDETYKLGEADYTAPRNTMEECINFIVKDCDDAAALLKGRTMALGRANEGAALALKARILTYAASDLYDVATAKAKSSAHAAFSKPELLGYVSGSRTERWTKARNAAKAVLDLPNFGSQMNLAAPVTPAVGTENYMNIALARNGGERDIIFSRLFTNIKQENGGRQGLFNGPNGYNNWAGNTPIQQLVDDYEMMDGTRFSWTNSTHASAPYANRDPRFYGSILYDGAQWKPRSAANAARDPLGQIQTGRYEVVNASGAKVTHFGLDTRNSPIEDWNGSYTGYYMRKFIDPNPAIVDQNTWQQIPWPFLRYTEAVFNYAEACIELGQDAEARTWLNKIRFRAGMPALTESGDALRQRMRNEKRIEMAFEEQRYHDARRWMIAPTTLGRKVQWIAITGTLKPGKTVSLYRYDPTSYDYTYRVAEGDPGKENRAWSDKMYFLPINRDEMNRNNKLVQNPGY, encoded by the coding sequence ATGATACGTAACGTTAAAACGATAGCTCTCACCCTGTTAATTGGTGGTTTGACCATAACGGGCTGTAACGATAGTTTTGTAAATACCCAACCCCTCGATCAGGTGTCGGGGACGGCTGTCTGGTCCGATGCGGCCCTGGCCGAAGCCTTTATCACCGGTATTTATGCGGGTCTGGGACAGGGAGGCTTTGATGAGCAGCAGCTGGCTTCGCTCACCGACGAAACACAGTTTACGCACCCCGGTCGCAACATTACCACGATTACCGAGTCGCGCTCGAACCCGGCTGATCAGGGATGGATCAACAACACCATCGAGTGGAATCAGATGTATCTGCGAATTCGGGCCTGTAACCTGGCGCTGGAGAATCTGGCTAAACCCGGCTTTGCCAATACCAACAATATTGTAGAGCGGCTCACCGGCGAAGCCAAGTTTATGCGGGCTTATTATTACCACCAACTGGTACGGTATTATGGTGGTGTACCCATTGTGGATGAGACGTATAAGCTCGGGGAAGCCGACTATACGGCGCCCCGTAACACGATGGAGGAGTGTATTAACTTCATTGTGAAGGATTGCGACGATGCCGCTGCTCTGCTTAAGGGTCGGACAATGGCACTGGGCCGGGCCAACGAAGGGGCCGCCCTGGCTCTGAAGGCCCGTATCCTGACCTATGCCGCCAGTGATCTCTACGATGTGGCTACGGCAAAGGCCAAGTCGAGTGCACACGCTGCCTTTTCTAAACCCGAATTACTGGGATATGTGAGTGGTAGCCGCACTGAGCGCTGGACTAAAGCCCGCAATGCTGCCAAAGCTGTGCTGGACCTGCCGAATTTTGGCTCCCAGATGAACCTGGCGGCTCCGGTAACGCCTGCCGTGGGTACGGAAAACTACATGAACATCGCCCTGGCCCGCAACGGGGGCGAGAGAGATATCATCTTCTCTCGCTTGTTTACGAACATCAAGCAGGAAAATGGTGGTCGTCAGGGGCTTTTCAACGGACCCAATGGCTACAACAACTGGGCCGGTAACACGCCTATTCAGCAGCTGGTGGATGACTACGAAATGATGGATGGAACCCGGTTTAGCTGGACCAATTCGACCCACGCCAGTGCTCCCTATGCCAACCGCGACCCCCGTTTCTACGGATCTATTCTGTACGATGGAGCGCAGTGGAAACCCCGTTCGGCGGCCAATGCTGCGCGTGACCCACTCGGACAAATTCAGACCGGCCGGTACGAAGTCGTGAACGCGTCGGGCGCCAAGGTTACGCACTTCGGATTGGATACGCGCAATAGCCCCATTGAGGACTGGAACGGTAGCTACACCGGCTACTACATGCGTAAGTTCATCGACCCCAACCCGGCTATTGTCGATCAAAACACCTGGCAGCAAATTCCGTGGCCATTTTTGCGCTACACCGAGGCAGTCTTCAACTATGCCGAAGCCTGTATCGAGTTAGGGCAGGATGCTGAAGCCCGCACCTGGCTGAACAAAATCCGGTTCCGGGCCGGTATGCCTGCCCTGACGGAGTCGGGCGATGCCCTTCGGCAGCGTATGCGCAACGAAAAACGCATCGAAATGGCGTTTGAAGAACAACGCTACCACGATGCCCGGCGCTGGATGATTGCCCCCACTACGCTCGGCCGGAAAGTGCAGTGGATTGCTATTACGGGTACACTCAAACCTGGTAAAACCGTTTCGCTCTACCGGTATGATCCAACCAGCTACGATTACACATATCGGGTTGCAGAAGGAGACCCTGGTAAAGAAAACCGTGCCTGGTCTGATAAGATGTACTTCCTGCCCATTAACCGCGACGAAATGAACCGGAACAACAAGCTGGTTCAGAACCCCGGATACTAG
- the xerD gene encoding site-specific tyrosine recombinase XerD translates to MWQRYSNSFISYLKLERSLAENSVEAYEHDVQKLWQYLSLHGEPIPPDAVTEGHLLGFLAYLSELGLSAQSQARMLSGLKAFYKYLLLDNLIDHDPTQLIEGPKTVRKLPDTLSFPEIEAMLDTIDLSTPAGPRDRAMLEVLYSSGLRVSELLDLRITNCYFDMGFLRVLGKGSKVRLVPIGQDAMHYTQLYIDSVRVHLDVKKEAQDRVFLNARGGSLSRVSVFTMIKRVADEAGIRKTISPHTFRHSFATHLIEGGADLRAVQQMLGHESITTTEIYTHLDREYLTQTMIDYHPRGRKRSFR, encoded by the coding sequence ATGTGGCAAAGGTATAGTAACAGCTTCATTAGTTATCTCAAACTGGAGCGGTCGTTGGCCGAAAACTCGGTGGAAGCCTACGAGCACGATGTGCAGAAACTGTGGCAATACCTTTCGTTGCATGGGGAACCCATACCGCCCGATGCCGTCACCGAGGGGCATTTACTGGGGTTTCTGGCTTACCTGAGCGAGTTGGGGCTGTCGGCTCAGAGTCAGGCCCGGATGCTGTCGGGGCTGAAAGCATTTTATAAATACCTGTTGCTCGACAACCTGATCGACCACGACCCGACGCAGCTGATCGAAGGCCCCAAGACTGTCAGAAAGCTGCCCGATACGCTCAGTTTCCCTGAAATCGAGGCCATGCTCGACACCATCGACCTCTCTACCCCGGCAGGCCCGCGCGATCGGGCCATGCTTGAGGTGCTCTACAGTTCGGGGCTGCGCGTGTCCGAACTGCTCGACCTGCGCATTACCAACTGCTACTTCGATATGGGTTTTTTGCGGGTGCTGGGCAAGGGGAGTAAAGTACGGCTGGTGCCTATCGGTCAGGATGCCATGCACTATACCCAACTCTACATCGACTCGGTGCGGGTGCATCTGGACGTGAAGAAAGAAGCGCAGGATCGGGTGTTTCTGAACGCGCGGGGCGGGTCGCTCTCGCGGGTGTCGGTGTTTACTATGATCAAGCGGGTAGCCGACGAGGCCGGCATTCGCAAAACCATTAGCCCGCACACGTTCCGGCATTCGTTTGCCACGCATCTGATCGAGGGCGGGGCCGACCTGCGGGCAGTGCAGCAGATGCTCGGGCACGAGTCGATCACAACCACCGAAATTTATACCCACCTCGATCGCGAGTACCTCACCCAGACCATGATCGACTATCACCCCCGCGGGCGTAAGCGAAGTTTTCGCTGA